From the genome of Fulvia fulva chromosome 12, complete sequence:
GTTATGCCGCTGGCCCTTCGCTGCGGACTCGGTGTCGTGCCAGTCGGCGTGAAGTTTGACGCTGCTGGTCGGAATTCGAATGCCTTGACGTTGAGCCGCGAGCCCGGGCTTAGAGGATTCTCCGCAGCTGGAGGGCCAGTAGGCATCCGCATGTCTGTCGGCAGTGGCTGTGGTCGTAAAGGCATGCCGGGAAACTGGTTGTGCATGCGCTGGTTGTTGGGACCACGAGGCGATGGCATGGCCGGGCCACCAGGGCGCATCGGCAGACCAGCCATGTTTCCTGACACCCGCGCTCTTGTTTGCTGGTTGAAATATGCCTGATGGTTGGCGTTAGCAACGCTACCCGCTATGCTGCTCGGTGGAGCCGGCGAAGCCGCCGCCGATGCCTTGTCACTAGTCTTGTCCTTCGCTCGCCCTTCCTCCTCCTTCGCTGCTTGCTCAGCCTTCTTCTTGATCTCGGCCTGCTTCTCGGCATCTTTAGCAAGTATGGGAACCAAATCGTCGGGCACACGGCTCTTAAGCTTGAAGTTCTCCGAGAATTTCTTCAGGTCGTTGAGCTTCACATTCTTCTCCTGTCTCTGAGAGGCGCGCTTCACCTCTTGTGCATGACGGACCTTGAGCTTCTCGCCGTTGGCGAAGTTTCTGAAGGCGTCGGCAGTGTCGCGAACTCGATCTTCAGTCGTGCCCTTCTTGGCGACGATTGGTGCTGCTGACACAGCGCTTTCGGCGTCTGGTGCGACTTGTTGCTTCGCAGCTTCGACGTGTGGTGCAGGTACTGGCTCGGGCAAGGCGGTCGACGGTGCTGTGGTCTTGACTTGAGCTGAAATGATAGCTGGATCGAATGGAGCCCCAGGCACAGTCGGCAGGGCGGTCATTTGCCGTTGCGAAGGTGGAACGTATGAGTTGACACCTCGCGTGGGCAGATTTGAGGCCTCACGCCTGACTCCTGAGTACTTGGCCTCCTCGTCCTCCTCGCCGTCGTACTCTGCGTTCTGGCGTCGCTCTTCAGCAACATGTGCGTTGGCTGGAGCAGAACCCTCGATCTCACGAGCAATCTTGTCCGCCTTCGCCGCCAGACTCGAGTACTTGGGGTCATCTCGTCTGATCGCCGTTGTGTACTGCTCTTCGTCATATGTCGTATTGATGCCGTATAGAGCCTCGTTGGTCGCAAATTGATCCCAGGGACCGTTAGAAGACTCAAGCGACAGATCAACAGACGTGTCATTACCTAGGTCGAATGGCTGTAGCTCGCGTGCTCGTAGCATATCCGATTCACGGGCGGATATTTGGGTGTCTGTCCTGAAGGACGAACCCGCAGAGCCTGAGAGAAGGTTATGTTAGCAGTCGTACCAAGTATGGGAGGAGTTACATACCATTCTGCTGAGATGTCACGGGTGTCGTGGAGACATCCTGCACGGACAGATCGATGGTGTCTTGAATGTCGAAAGCAAGTATGTGATCGCTGCCCTCGCCGATCAGTTCTGGTTCGTGCTCGGTCGTGCCGTTGACCTGGCCGTCGCTCGCTGGTGCTATCCGTCGCGCCATCTTGATGACATATTGCGTTTTGGTGGACTGCAGAGATGCAGCGCTGAAGACACCACTGTACTGCTCGCCATTCTTTAATGTGATGCTAACATCCTTGCCCTACGCTTGAGTTAGTCTATGTTGCTGCAGGTCGGTCTCGCCGCGTTGCGGAGGTGGTGCAGGCCGGTGTAACCATGACCATCGCAAAGTGCCGGCATGAGTGCTTACGTACAACAAATTGTGCGAAGAGGAACATGGAACGATCGTGTGCATGCTTGTCTGCATTGAGGTCTGTCGAGCTCTTGAGTTGCTGACCCTGCGACGGGAGCTTGGGTAGAGGCTTTTCGGTGCCATTGGGTGTGGTGGACGAGTTTCGCGACGTGATCGGGTTGCGCCCGTTCTGCCAGGCGTTGGCGGGCTGCTGCTGCTTTCTGAAGCGCCAATACATTAGTACAAGTCAGAGTGGGAGTTTGATATGGTATGGCGGGGTTTGCGTCTGCAATGCATAGGAATGGTGAGGGCTGCCGCCGCGAATGTGGTTGTCGCGACCGGCTACACGACTGAAGCGTGCTCAAAGCATGCATGCATGCACGCTCCAGGGCAAAGTGGAGTGCTGAGTGTCTCGGGAGGATTGTCGTGTCATTGGGGAGGTCTTACTTGTGCTGTCCCTGTCCGTCCAGTGCTTTTGCACTGCTGCTGCTCTTCAACTGGTGCTTGGACGCAGCGGTCGCGTTGCTCGTGTCACCGCCGTTCATGTTCGAGACAGCCGACATGGCAGCTCAGGAATGAGACGGCGGGCGATAGTTGTACGAAATGTGCGGCGTCTTGGTCGACGAGAGAGGTATGGGAGGCTTCGTGCTGCGCGCTATGTGGAGAGAGCTCAAGGCTCAGGGAGGCCGTCGATCGTGTGTCAGGCCGCACAGCGATAAGAATGGAAAGGATAACGCCAGTCCCCAGTCGTGTGCTGAACAGAAGAAGGAGCCGGGCTGTGGAGAGTGCAGCCACTACCACGCTGTGAGGGAGAGAGGGGGAGAGGTGTTGTGTGGGAGTGGTGGAGTGGTGGAGTGGTGGCGTGGTGAAGTTGAGTGCGGATGGAGTAGCTTCAGAGTGGCCGACGGCCGTGCGATCTCTCAGGGCTCCGGGGGTCCCAGTCACGAAGGTTAGAACAAGGTCGACTTGACCGAAGTCACAGCAACGACCAGGCACATGAATCGTAGCTGTACAGCAGTATAATACTCCGCAGCCATGTGCAGACGCTGGCAGACAAGCCGCAGCAGAACAATTGCAGCAGACGGTTGGCTCTCAAAGATGTCCGCCGAGCTGCACGTGAGACCGGAGTGTTCGCAGCGTCGCCAGTCAAGACTCAAGCAGGGATGGAGACGGCGTAAAGTCTATTCGTTCCATATGTCGCGTAGCCTCCGACGACCACCTCCTCGCCCGTCGTATGGACGACCTGCACTTGTCGCTGCTTGACACTGCACATTGTCTGCGTGCTCCTCTTTGCAAGCTTCCCTTTGACTTCTTCGGCATACTTTGCGCTTTGGTTTACACTGGTAGACGCCGCGACATCGTGTCCTCGGGAGTCACGTTCTCGCGCAGCACAGCACAGTGCACCCGATCTACAGCTGCTTTTGGTCAGCTGCCACGCCGGCAGACCCAGATATACACCACACCTGCGGCGCACATTAACACAAGCGCCGGTGCGCCTAGAGACATCACCATGAATGGCACTGCAACCACCGCCGCCATGTCCCAGGAAGAGCAGTCGCAGCGAGGCAGCGGAGGGAGTTCCTTCACCTCCACCCGCTCGACAAGTGGTAGATCGCGGCAACAGAATGTATGACACGACCCCAACTGAGGCCGACAGTAAGGCTGCAACTGACACAATAAAGCCGCAACAGCAGCTCTCCACCATCGAGAAATCCGTCACTCACCTCCTCGTCGCTACGAAACAGCTCCTGGAGACACTCACCATGTGGTCGACACAGCGCGCCAGCGAGTCCGAGGTCTCCGATGTATACGTTCGATTGGGATACGAGTTTAACATAGCTTGTCGGGCTTTCAATGCGATCGGCGTGGAGACGAACGACTTGGGCCCCGTCCCCGACATGTTGCGCGGTATACTAGAGGAGACATTATCACAGGACGCCAGTCAGCAGAGCTTGGAGAAGTACTTGCCTAGGATCAGGGACATCATCATCAACTTACTGCATGGTCTCAAGAAGAAACAGCAGCGATTACGACAGCGGAGTAACAGAGAAGGTGCCGGTGAATCATCCACGAGGCCCCCCAGGCAGGCCTCAACTGCGAGTACCCTGAGTATTGCCACAAACCTCACGGAGCAGCTGGAAAACATACCGTCGAGATACAGTAGCCAGAGGTCGTTTGCCCAGCGGCAAGGGAGCGGAGATCTCAGTGGACCAGATCTGCCTCCACGGACAACGAGCGTCCCAGGCGGACGAACCTCCCCCAAGAGGCATGGTCTCAGCCCGCAGAACAGCATCAGCGTACAACAGCCGCAGCAAGACAGTCTCAGCACGTCAGCAAGCACTTCTTCCCTGTCTAGCAACACCATGCAGAATATCCCAGTCATTGCGCCATATCCTGAAGGAGATACGATGCCCACGAACCAAGGATACGGTCAGGACCAATCATCACCAGAACGACCCAAGCCGCCGCCGAAAGCCAACGATGCGCTCACGGCCCTGCAACGAGGAGGGGAGCTGGAGAGACGAGCCTCGAGGC
Proteins encoded in this window:
- a CDS encoding PAB1-binding protein 1, with the protein product MSAVSNMNGGDTSNATAASKHQLKSSSSAKALDGQGQHKKQQQPANAWQNGRNPITSRNSSTTPNGTEKPLPKLPSQGQQLKSSTDLNADKHAHDRSMFLFAQFVGKDVSITLKNGEQYSGVFSAASLQSTKTQYVIKMARRIAPASDGQVNGTTEHEPELIGEGSDHILAFDIQDTIDLSVQDVSTTPVTSQQNGSAGSSFRTDTQISARESDMLRARELQPFDLGNDTSVDLSLESSNGPWDQFATNEALYGINTTYDEEQYTTAIRRDDPKYSSLAAKADKIAREIEGSAPANAHVAEERRQNAEYDGEEDEEAKYSGVRREASNLPTRGVNSYVPPSQRQMTALPTVPGAPFDPAIISAQVKTTAPSTALPEPVPAPHVEAAKQQVAPDAESAVSAAPIVAKKGTTEDRVRDTADAFRNFANGEKLKVRHAQEVKRASQRQEKNVKLNDLKKFSENFKLKSRVPDDLVPILAKDAEKQAEIKKKAEQAAKEEEGRAKDKTSDKASAAASPAPPSSIAGSVANANHQAYFNQQTRARVSGNMAGLPMRPGGPAMPSPRGPNNQRMHNQFPGMPLRPQPLPTDMRMPTGPPAAENPLSPGSRLNVKAFEFRPAASNFTPTGTTPSPQRRASGITPPTETTVSFFKNKVKDVKEFKTEYNPVDRLAGKEYSEAEKKKYASNGGVPQAYNTPPTWPHTPANQNSSYLTAFPPRPSRSQGPSPMQTPNPNAQMPHAHQLPPHMQPGNMSTPTHRPFYPQQHGQGPAFDPRLQQHMGPNGSVQNSPRVQQVSIAPFNAQIPPMGMMPTQPMQGYGMSPSMQYRQPSLPGGPPMMMPGQMPGQMGPMQPGFPPGPQFRAPQMGGHMMVQNPSQGYMNGPVPNQNYSPMPPHAQPHMPHMQQHGPAAYNNNSPRPPMMQPGGSHQGFQPGMPMQPNFAPSPGQPHPYHLQQQRAMSGGFPHMTPRQQHAVPNHGSPGMGAPPQGDEGK